One window of the Penaeus monodon isolate SGIC_2016 chromosome 1, NSTDA_Pmon_1, whole genome shotgun sequence genome contains the following:
- the LOC119581920 gene encoding beta-1,4-mannosyl-glycoprotein 4-beta-N-acetylglucosaminyltransferase-like has protein sequence MATSIIQTETFFGLTMRAWRRVRAEWRRKRSWREGAVILALVQMIIFVSVLASWAPSEDTELPEENVQRVGDFLLFFTTSSDPSDHLAEGDSPANQEVEDDPVIGRGFQDEYVTYRILQEDFDQGEEEEENLERIVNNTKEGEKHSLQDKEIEKEEHQVDNSLGVNVNAEIPKSDLEVHLPADSGKELVKDVDSNNGFQAFSTSLDYKFKSYNISNPEEFVIVDDTRQYFLDLGGRTCFAQGTDVEKTKLKGKKCYCHKHYFGEDCGIPEAVWHGKYKFSYPETHLRRRLVPRRLVNGLPVNHEFAMFEARMHELYDLVDVFLIAESNYTAHGDRKELEFFKKFQRGYMSDFQDKLVYINLGFFSAEAKESGWIADAYLRYYMGIKGLPLLKGLREDDLFVLSDADEIPSREVIAFLRLYDGYSEPVAFGLRWNVFSFAWKMPADDTFWNWISGEKEKLTVVNSAATIGMLRRVLLNNTFYIRKQDAWKNEKLTASLQKYREEGHLVKDWVAGTIGHYAGWHCSWCFSPPNIVKKMDAAQANDKPRWGDYPEKKNITYITSRLWQGRWFDGKLQLIRVTHSDQRFYAPKYFLEHPDLYRSLLYHPGHERNFNRTWRPP, from the exons GGCCTGGCGGCGCGTGCGGGCGGAGTGGCGGCGCAAGCGGTCCTGGCGAGAGGGCGCGGTGATTCTGGCGCTCGTGCAG ATGATCATCTTTGTGTCCGTACTGGCATCATGGGCGCCCTCGGAGGACACAGAGCTCCCGGAGGAGAACGTGCAGAGAGTAGGagacttcctcctcttcttcacgaCGTCTTCCGACCCGTCCGACCATCTCGCGGAGGGAGACTCGCCCGCAAATCAAGAAGTCGAGGACGACCCTGTCATAGGGCGCGGCTTCCAGGACGAGTACGTCACCTACAGGATCCTGCAAGAGGATTTTGatcaaggggaagaggaagaggagaatctCGAGAGGATTGTGAATAAcacaaaggagggagaaaagcacTCTCTCCAAgacaaggaaatagaaaaagaagaacatcAAGTTGATAATTCGCTTGGTGTGAATGTTAATGCAGAAATCCCTAAAAGTGATTTAGAAGTGCATTTACCTGCAGACAGTGGTAAGGAATTAGTAAAAGATGTTGATTCCAATAATGGATTTCAAGCCTTTTCAACAAGCCTTGATTATAAGTTTAAAAGTTATAACATAAGCAACCCAGAAGAGTTTGTAATAGTCGATGATACCAGACAGTATTTCCTCGATCTCGGCGGGAGGACCTGCTTCGCACAAGGAACAGACGTGGAGAAAACGAAACTTAAGGGCAAAAAATGCTATTGTCATAAACATTACTTCGGAGAAGACTGCGGGATCCCGGAGGCAGTGTGGCACGGGAAATACAAGTTTTCGTATCCTGAGACTCACCTCCGACGCCGCCTCGTGCCCCGAAGGCTGGTTAATGGCCTCCCCGTCAACCATGAGTTCGCCATGTTTGAGGCGAGGATGCACGAGCTCTATGACTTGGTGGACGTTTTCCTCATAGCCGAGTCGAACTACACGGCTCACGGGGACCGAAAAGAGCTCGAATTCTTTAAGAAATTCCAGCGAGGTTATATGTCCGACTTTCAAGATAAGTTGGTTTATATAAACCTCGGATTTTTCTCCGCGGAAGCCAAGGAAAGTGGCTGGATAGCTGACGCCTACCTCAGGTACTACATGGGGATCAAGGGCCTGCCTCTCCTGAAGGGCCTCCGCGAAGACGACCTGTTCGTGCTCTCTGACGCCGACGAAATCCCGTCGCGGGAGGTCATCGCCTTCCTCAGGCTCTACGACGGCTACTCGGAGCCGGTCGCCTTCGGGCTGCGTTGGAACGTCTTCAGCTTCGCCTGGAAGATGCCCGCCGACGACACCTTCTGGAACTGGATCAGCGGCGAGAAGGAAAAGCTCACCGTCGTCAATTCCGCGGCGACGATCGGGATGCTGCGCCGGGTGCTCCTCAACAACACCTTCTACATCCGCAAGCAGGACGCCTGGAAGAACGAGAAGCTCACCGCGTCCCTGCAGAAGTATCGAGAGGAGGGGCACTTGGTCAAGGATTGGGTTGCGGGCACGATCGGGCACTACGCCGGATGGCACTGCTCCTGGTGCTTCAG CCCGCCAAACATAGTAAAGAAAATGGATGCAGCTCAAGCCAACGATAAACCTCGATGGGGGGACTAtcctgaaaagaaaaacattacttATATCACTTCAAGACTTTGGCAGGGAAG atGGTTTGACGGCAAGTTACAACTGATAAGAGTGACACATTCAGACCAACGGTTCTACGCGCCCAAATATTTTCTGGAACACCCTGACCTTTATCGCTCTCTCCTGTACCATCCAGGCCACGAGAGAAACTTCAATAGAACTTGGAGACCACCTTGA